One stretch of Malus domestica chromosome 14, GDT2T_hap1 DNA includes these proteins:
- the LOC114821110 gene encoding putative B3 domain-containing protein At2g27410: MASPLASFNLSRKRAEEEKMVVGFLTMEDFKGRDFNDDFHRSLSSIDRLCEVLCVRIRKNEREKQLKDGIAGKRIKPSSSTPTDVASSSCSNAAPFQLPGILPQCKCFNLGFDHKKQQKNEIRQSSFNFNWALQGNPKKPRSKSSFGQNPTTATATHEYVDLKSNIDSTLKRKYDGDEDWSASKKKTKTKKRVYTKNNKTSYLCPPPDLPEEYKKLIIGKMNGTELTLLIQKKLYPTDVNPNHNRLSLPPLQVLSGSFLTSNEIETLNPKRSQKSRDLGFLNIPFIDPRLKLKEKKGINLSLWTLSNSDRKSYALKTSWGKVVKKNKLVAGDVIQVWSFRANGNQLHLAIVLVQRATECSNQSGGSSHVFYCGHGIKWSGERSKRAECSTSASSDEVVDTYSQGRIY, translated from the coding sequence ATGGCTTCTCCACTCGCTTCTTTCAATCTCTCAAGAAAAAGAGCAGAAGAAGAGAAGATGGTTGTGGGGTTTCTGACGATGGAGGACTTCAAGGGCAGGGACTTTAATGACGATTTTCATCGTTCTTTGTCCTCCATCGATCGTCTGTGCGAGGTTCTTTGCGTTCGTATTCGGAAAAACGAGCGAGAGAAACAACTGAAGGATGGCATTGCCGGAAAAAGGATCAAACCCTCAAGTTCAACACCAACAGAtgttgcttcttcttcttgttcaaaTGCTGCCCCTTTTCAGCTCCCTGGCATACTGCCGCAGTGCAAATGTTTCAATCTGGGTTTTGATCATAAGAAGCAACAGAAGAACGAGATCCGACAGTCCAGTTTCAATTTCAATTGGGCGCTGCAGGGTAACCCTAAGAAACCAAGGTCAAAATCTAGTTTTGGGCAGAACCCTACTACCGCTACTGCTACTCATGAATATGTTGATCTGAAGAGTAATATTGATTCGACGTTGAAAAGAAAATATGATGGTGATGAAGATTGGTCTGCTtccaagaagaagacgaagacgaaGAAGAGGGTGTACACCAAGAACAACAAGACTAGTTATCTCTGTCCTCCGCCTGATTTGCCGGAAGAATACAAGAAATTGATCATCGGCAAGATGAACGGGACAGAGTTGACCCTGCTCATACAGAAGAAGTTGTACCCCACTGACGTCAACCCCAACCATAACAGGTTGTCTTTGCCTCCGCTTCAAGTTTTGTCCGGCAGTTTCCTCACATCTAATGAGATTGAAACCCTTAATCCGAAGCGGAGTCAGAAAAGTCGTGATCTGGGTTTCCTTAATATTCCATTTATCGATCCAAGGCTCAAgcttaaagaaaagaaagggatCAACTTGAGTCTGTGGACGCTGTCGAACTCAGACAGAAAATCCTATGCGTTGAAAACTAGTTGGGGTAAGGTTGTTAAGAAGAACAAGCTGGTTGCTGGTGATGTAATCCAGGTTTGGTCATTCAGGGCTAATGGCAATCAGCTTCACTTGGCAATTGTTTTGGTTCAAAGAGCTACGGAATGTAGCAATCAGAGTGGAGGGAGCAGCCATGTTTTTTATTGTGGTCATGGAATTAAGTGGAGCGGCGAGAGAAGTAAACGAGCGGAATGTAGCACAAGTGCAAGTAGCGATGAAGTTGTGGACACCTACAGTCAGGGGCGGATCTATTAA
- the LOC139191341 gene encoding uncharacterized protein, with the protein MAKEHVRGRNWTFDEVALCLAWISVSEDGAVGTNQNRKDLWGKIVDKFHENSNTGRREVGGVYDRWKIINKACTLWKGSLERAMVDMPSGRGASEIGDKAMAIYKTRTTPKNQAFKLHHAWNILKDCPRWRTDANQQCGRLFHNEAPPPNDVNEAVNFADNEGIDQISPTSSLPRPSGRDKQKEAKRKGKSQDPIHAQFVSEMARMNENQCRRQEESAQRFLAMKQEGDREQERYETNLIMEDLDKYTPERKRYLRGKQKEILRRNATRSIFQDDDSSQDYHPSPPPSQDDGYHY; encoded by the exons atggcaaaagagcatgttagaggtcgtaattggacctttGATGAAGTAGCTTTATGTTTGGCATGGATTTCTGTTAGTGAAGATGGTGCCGTCGGCACCAATCAAAATAGAAAGGATTTGTGGGGTAAAATCGTtgataagttccatgaaaactcCAACACCGGTCGAAGGGAAgttggtggtgtttatgatcggtggaagattatcaacaaagcgtgcactttgtggaagggaagcttggagagagccATGGTTGACATGCCTAGTGGAAGGGGCGCCTCAGAAATT ggtgacaaagcaatggcaatttacaaaacaagaactacaccaaaaaatcaagcttttaagttgcatcatgcttggaacatcctcaaggattgtccgaGGTGGAGAACCGATGCAAATCAACAATGTGGAAGATTATTTCATAATGAAGCCCCACCTCCAAATGATGTCAATGAAGCTGTGAATTTTGCCGACAATGAAGGTATCGACCAAATTAGCCCAACTTCTTCTTTGCCAAGGCCCTCGGGtagagataagcaaaaggaagcaaagagaaaagggaagtcccaAGATCCGATACATGCACAATTTGTTAGCGAAATGGCAAGAATGAATGAAAACCAGTGTCGTCGGCAAGAAGAATCGGCCCAAAGGTTTTTGGCCATGAAGCAAGAAGGGGATAGGGAGCAAGAAAGGTACGAAACTAATTTGATAATGGAGGACCTCGATAAATACACTCCAGAGAGGAAGAGATACTTACGTGGTAAGCAAAAAGAAATTTTACGAAGGAATGCCACAAGAagtatatttcaagatgatgattcaTCTCAAGACTATCACCCAAGTCCACCACCAAGTCAAGATGATGGATATCATTATTAG